One Caulobacter segnis genomic window carries:
- a CDS encoding alkylphosphonate utilization protein produces MSDETRDSNGNVLADGDTVTLIKDLKVKGSGGVTLKRGTVVKKIRLTGDPEEIEANVDKVKGLVLRTEFVKKA; encoded by the coding sequence ATGTCCGACGAAACCCGCGACTCCAACGGCAATGTCCTGGCCGACGGCGACACCGTCACCCTGATCAAGGACCTCAAGGTCAAGGGCTCGGGCGGCGTCACGCTCAAGCGCGGCACGGTGGTCAAGAAGATCCGCCTGACCGGCGACCCCGAAGAGATCGAGGCCAATGTCGACAAGGTGAAGGGCCTGGTCCTGCGCACCGAGTTCGTGAAGAAGGCCTGA
- a CDS encoding site-specific tyrosine recombinase XerD — protein MSTKGAGWVDAFLEMMAVERAAARNTLTAYGKDLEDARAFLARSGHDLDDAAAETIEAYFQDLGARGLSPATAARRRSSVRQFYRFVLGEGWRQDDPSRRVAAPKAGRPLPKVLERQEIERLLAAAIQKDGAQGLRLTCIIELIYASGLRISELLALPLTALARDPAYLIVKGKGGKERLAPLNDAARTAVKAYLVQRPAFLAKGSKESPWLFPSRGAGGRLTARRVSQLLEDAAIAAGIDRAKVSPHVLRHAFATHLLEGGADLRVIQTLLGHADIATTQIYTHVAGEHLAQVVQTKHPLGRPDGGRKKTPG, from the coding sequence ATGAGCACGAAGGGAGCCGGCTGGGTCGACGCCTTCCTCGAGATGATGGCCGTCGAGCGCGCGGCGGCCCGCAACACCCTGACCGCCTACGGCAAGGACCTGGAAGACGCCCGCGCCTTCCTCGCCCGCTCGGGCCACGACCTGGACGACGCCGCCGCCGAGACCATCGAGGCCTATTTCCAGGACCTGGGCGCGCGCGGCCTGTCGCCGGCCACCGCCGCCCGCCGCCGCTCCTCGGTGCGCCAGTTCTACCGCTTCGTGCTGGGCGAAGGCTGGCGTCAGGACGATCCCTCCCGCCGCGTCGCCGCCCCCAAGGCCGGCCGCCCGCTGCCCAAGGTGCTGGAGCGCCAGGAGATCGAGCGCCTGCTGGCCGCCGCCATCCAGAAGGACGGGGCCCAGGGCTTGCGCCTGACCTGCATTATCGAGCTGATCTACGCCTCGGGTCTGCGGATCTCCGAGCTGCTGGCCCTGCCGCTGACGGCCCTGGCGCGCGATCCGGCCTACCTGATCGTCAAGGGCAAGGGCGGCAAGGAGCGGCTGGCGCCCCTCAACGACGCGGCCCGCACGGCGGTGAAGGCCTATCTCGTCCAGCGGCCAGCCTTCCTGGCCAAGGGGAGTAAGGAGAGCCCCTGGCTGTTCCCCTCGCGCGGGGCTGGCGGCCGGCTGACCGCCCGGCGCGTCTCGCAACTGCTGGAAGACGCCGCCATCGCCGCCGGCATCGACCGCGCCAAGGTCAGCCCGCACGTCCTGCGCCACGCCTTCGCCACCCATTTGCTGGAGGGCGGCGCGGACCTGCGGGTCATCCAGACCCTGCTGGGCCACGCCGACATCGCCACGACCCAGATCTACACCCACGTGGCCGGCGAACACCTGGCCCAGGTCGTCCAGACCAAGCACCCGCTGGGACGCCCAGACGGAGGGCGGAAGAAGACGCCCGGTTGA
- a CDS encoding family 43 glycosylhydrolase, with the protein MALPRRHLFKGLLAGAALPALAEAAPPAAPASAPTWGVGAGGQRKADLGDGTFRNPIVSGDHPDPTILKDGGTYYMTFSSFFSYPGLVIWKSTDLVNWSPVGAALHKPLGVIWAVDLIKHDGRYFIYIPADPKGEGWSIYAIWADRIEGPWSEPVDLKISGCIDPGHVVGEDGRRYLFVNGVRRIRLTDDGLATDGPLEKAYEPWRYPDDWVVENFAPEGPKLLRRGGWFYLITAVGGTAGPATGHMVIAARSRSIHGPWEHCPRNPLVRTRSAAEPWWSRGHASLVEGPAGDWWMVYHGYENGYRTLGRQTLLAPVEWTADGWFRVLGGDLSKPLPKPKGGVTGPSAPGLSDDFSKDRFGVQWSFHDPKPDEAGRAAFVPGGLRLAGRGTSPADSAPLTCLVGDRSYETEVTITLSGEAEAGILLFYNHKAFVGLGFTPTALKIFEYSEELPWARIAHDVREVRLRIGNVENVVTFHYSYDNGRTWTRHGTRMEVSGLHHNVFGGFLALRVGLYAAGMGEARLSNFRYRANMPVKAESGV; encoded by the coding sequence ATGGCCCTGCCGCGTCGTCATCTGTTCAAGGGCCTGCTGGCGGGGGCCGCCTTGCCCGCCCTGGCCGAGGCCGCGCCGCCCGCCGCGCCGGCCAGCGCTCCCACCTGGGGCGTCGGCGCCGGGGGCCAGCGCAAGGCGGACCTGGGCGACGGGACGTTCCGCAATCCGATCGTCAGCGGCGACCATCCGGACCCGACCATCCTGAAGGATGGCGGGACCTACTACATGACGTTCTCGTCGTTCTTCTCGTATCCCGGCCTGGTGATCTGGAAATCGACGGACCTGGTGAACTGGAGCCCCGTGGGGGCGGCGCTCCACAAGCCGCTGGGGGTCATCTGGGCGGTCGACCTGATCAAGCACGATGGCCGCTACTTCATCTACATCCCGGCCGATCCGAAGGGCGAGGGCTGGTCGATCTACGCCATCTGGGCCGACCGCATCGAGGGGCCGTGGAGTGAGCCCGTCGACCTGAAGATCTCGGGCTGCATCGATCCCGGCCACGTCGTCGGCGAGGATGGCCGGCGCTATCTGTTCGTCAACGGCGTGCGCAGGATCCGCCTGACCGACGACGGCCTGGCGACCGACGGGCCGCTGGAGAAGGCCTACGAGCCCTGGCGTTATCCCGACGACTGGGTGGTCGAGAACTTCGCGCCGGAGGGACCCAAGCTGCTGCGGCGGGGCGGCTGGTTCTACCTGATCACCGCCGTCGGCGGCACGGCCGGGCCGGCTACCGGCCACATGGTCATCGCCGCCCGCTCGCGCTCGATCCACGGGCCCTGGGAGCACTGCCCGCGCAACCCGCTGGTCCGCACAAGGAGCGCCGCCGAGCCCTGGTGGTCGCGTGGCCACGCCAGCCTGGTCGAGGGGCCGGCCGGCGACTGGTGGATGGTCTATCACGGCTACGAGAACGGCTACCGCACCCTGGGCCGCCAGACCCTGCTGGCGCCGGTCGAGTGGACCGCCGACGGCTGGTTCCGGGTCCTGGGCGGCGACCTTTCCAAGCCCTTGCCCAAGCCCAAGGGAGGCGTGACGGGACCGTCCGCGCCTGGCCTGTCGGACGACTTCTCGAAGGACCGCTTCGGCGTGCAGTGGAGTTTCCACGATCCCAAGCCCGACGAGGCCGGCCGCGCGGCCTTCGTCCCCGGCGGCCTGCGGCTGGCGGGGCGCGGGACCTCGCCGGCCGACTCTGCGCCGCTGACCTGCCTGGTCGGCGACCGCTCGTACGAGACCGAGGTGACGATCACGCTGTCTGGCGAGGCCGAGGCGGGGATCCTGCTGTTCTACAATCACAAGGCCTTCGTGGGCCTGGGCTTCACCCCGACGGCCCTGAAGATCTTCGAATATTCCGAGGAGCTGCCCTGGGCGCGGATCGCGCACGACGTCCGCGAGGTCCGGCTGCGGATCGGCAATGTCGAGAACGTGGTGACCTTCCACTACTCGTACGACAACGGCCGGACCTGGACGCGCCACGGCACGCGGATGGAGGTGTCGGGCCTGCACCACAACGTGTTCGGCGGGTTCCTCGCCCTGCGCGTCGGGCTCTACGCCGCCGGGATGGGCGAGGCGCGGCTGAGCAATTTCCGTTACCGGGCGAACATGCCGGTGAAGGCGGAGAGCGGCGTTTAG
- a CDS encoding aldo/keto reductase has protein sequence MKTRKLGDGLEVSAIGLGCMGMNQVYGTPLTASAANEVLAKAVELGITFFDTAEVYGPFLNEELVGAGLKPFRDKVVIATKFGFDIGPEGLGSGYSRMRGVNSRPEHIREVAEASLKRLGVEVIDLFYQHRVDPNVPIEDVAGAVKDLIAEGKVKHFGLSEAGAATIRKAHAVQPVAALQSEYSLWFRELEAEILPTLRELGVGLVPYSPLGRGLLTGAIKPETLAENDFRRGLPRFQGEALTKNLSLVEALTQIAAEKGITPAQLALSWILHQGEDIAPIPGTTKIPRLQENIGAVDVVLSPEDLARIAAAVPETAIEGDRYAPAGMAMVGR, from the coding sequence ATGAAGACGCGCAAACTCGGCGACGGCCTGGAAGTGTCGGCCATCGGCCTCGGCTGCATGGGGATGAACCAGGTCTACGGGACGCCCCTGACCGCCAGCGCCGCGAACGAGGTGCTGGCCAAGGCCGTCGAGCTGGGAATCACCTTCTTCGACACCGCCGAGGTCTACGGCCCGTTCCTGAACGAGGAGCTGGTCGGGGCGGGGCTGAAGCCCTTCCGCGACAAGGTGGTGATCGCCACCAAGTTCGGCTTCGACATCGGCCCCGAGGGGCTGGGTTCGGGCTATTCGCGCATGCGCGGGGTCAACAGTCGGCCCGAGCACATCCGCGAAGTCGCCGAGGCCTCGCTGAAGCGCCTGGGCGTCGAGGTCATCGACCTGTTCTACCAGCACCGCGTCGATCCCAACGTGCCGATCGAGGACGTGGCCGGGGCGGTCAAGGACCTGATCGCCGAGGGCAAGGTCAAGCACTTCGGCCTGTCGGAAGCCGGCGCGGCGACCATCCGCAAGGCCCACGCCGTCCAGCCCGTCGCGGCCCTGCAGAGCGAGTATTCGCTGTGGTTCCGCGAGCTGGAGGCCGAGATCCTGCCGACCCTGCGTGAGCTGGGCGTCGGCCTGGTGCCCTACAGCCCGCTGGGCCGGGGCCTGCTGACCGGCGCGATCAAGCCCGAGACCCTGGCCGAGAACGACTTCCGCCGCGGCCTGCCGCGCTTCCAGGGCGAGGCCCTGACCAAGAATCTTAGCCTGGTCGAGGCCCTGACCCAGATCGCCGCCGAGAAGGGGATCACCCCGGCCCAGCTGGCCCTGTCCTGGATCCTGCATCAGGGCGAGGACATCGCCCCGATCCCCGGCACCACCAAGATTCCGCGCCTGCAGGAGAACATCGGCGCCGTCGACGTCGTGCTCTCGCCCGAAGACCTGGCCCGCATCGCCGCCGCCGTGCCGGAAACGGCGATCGAGGGCGACCGCTATGCTCCCGCCGGCATGGCGATGGTCGGGCGGTAA
- a CDS encoding mechanosensitive ion channel family protein, whose protein sequence is MAANPLRTLDSFELLKLGKASVTVGGLAAGVLIVVAAIIAARLTSAGLRRLRERAAGSAASLYVVEKVATYGLVIIGVMAGLSTMGLDLTSLTVFAGALGVGVGLGLQGIIKDFASGVSLVFERLVAVGDFVELPNGGRGVVHEIGPRATRIRTNDSTDIVVPNSVLVNDQVINWTLRGTNRRIRVPFVTAFGADKDRVREAVLKAAKAAPFTSPDDASRRAQVWLVGYGEHALKFELIVWPTVEAVRRPAAIFAAYTWLIDDALRGAGIEIPYPQRDIRVRGLFGEEGEDALTSLRLEPAARRRKAAARVKPGSSNDAAADLEREDPEEAPRPPPPSAGKT, encoded by the coding sequence ATGGCCGCAAACCCGCTTCGCACGCTCGATTCCTTCGAACTCCTGAAGCTGGGCAAGGCGTCGGTGACGGTCGGCGGGCTGGCGGCCGGGGTGCTGATCGTCGTGGCCGCCATCATCGCCGCGCGGCTGACCTCGGCGGGCCTGCGCCGGCTGCGCGAGCGGGCGGCGGGCAGCGCCGCCTCGCTGTACGTCGTCGAGAAGGTCGCCACCTACGGCCTGGTGATCATCGGGGTGATGGCCGGCCTGTCGACCATGGGCCTGGACCTGACCTCGCTGACCGTCTTTGCCGGGGCCCTGGGCGTCGGCGTGGGCCTGGGCCTGCAGGGGATCATCAAGGACTTCGCCTCGGGGGTTTCCCTGGTGTTCGAGCGCCTGGTGGCGGTGGGCGACTTCGTCGAGCTGCCCAACGGCGGGCGTGGCGTGGTCCACGAGATCGGCCCGCGCGCCACCCGCATCCGCACCAACGACAGCACCGACATCGTCGTGCCCAACTCGGTGCTGGTGAACGACCAGGTGATCAACTGGACCCTGCGCGGCACCAACCGCCGCATCCGCGTGCCGTTCGTCACCGCCTTCGGGGCCGACAAGGACAGGGTGCGCGAGGCGGTGCTGAAGGCCGCCAAGGCCGCGCCGTTCACCTCGCCCGACGACGCCAGCCGGCGCGCCCAGGTCTGGCTGGTCGGCTATGGCGAGCACGCCCTGAAGTTCGAGCTGATCGTCTGGCCGACCGTCGAGGCCGTGCGCCGCCCGGCGGCGATCTTCGCGGCCTATACCTGGCTGATCGACGACGCGCTGCGCGGGGCGGGGATCGAGATCCCCTATCCGCAGCGCGACATCCGCGTTCGGGGGCTGTTCGGAGAAGAGGGCGAGGACGCCCTGACCAGCCTGCGCCTGGAGCCCGCCGCCCGCCGCCGCAAGGCCGCCGCCCGGGTCAAGCCAGGCTCCAGCAACGACGCCGCCGCCGACCTCGAGCGCGAGGATCCGGAGGAGGCGCCCCGGCCCCCGCCGCCATCGGCGGGCAAGACCTGA
- a CDS encoding transporter, with amino-acid sequence MSWTIRRAALATAFLTLAPPALADAPPSLDPQRPNPERQSLDDAWWTGPLLASGASTLPKGHILFEPYLYDAKPYGRFDADGKRHGAPDADNIGSSAYMLYGVTDTLTAGFIPHLGYRRAGGRWSQGLGIGDLTAQVQYRLTQYKEGGRVPTLSVMLQENLPIGRHDGLDERPNDGFGSGAYATTLGVNSQYYFWTPNGRILRTRLNVAYTRSDTARLKGASVYGTAKGFAGKAQPGDSFLVNLAFEYSLTRNWVAAMDIGWQRDASTKVTGQLDGAAFERRYPVSEALILAPAVEYNFSPSVGVIVGARIVPAGRNTTASVTPAVAVNWVR; translated from the coding sequence ATGAGCTGGACCATCCGCCGCGCCGCCCTGGCGACGGCCTTTCTGACCCTGGCCCCGCCGGCCCTGGCCGACGCGCCCCCAAGCCTCGATCCTCAACGCCCCAATCCGGAACGCCAGAGCCTGGACGACGCCTGGTGGACCGGGCCGCTGCTGGCGTCCGGCGCCTCGACCCTGCCCAAGGGTCATATCCTGTTCGAGCCCTATCTCTACGACGCCAAGCCGTACGGTCGCTTCGACGCCGACGGCAAGCGCCACGGCGCCCCGGACGCCGACAACATCGGCTCGTCGGCCTACATGCTGTACGGCGTCACCGACACCCTGACCGCCGGCTTCATCCCGCACCTGGGCTATCGCCGCGCGGGCGGACGCTGGAGCCAGGGGCTGGGGATCGGCGACCTGACCGCCCAGGTCCAGTACCGCCTGACCCAGTACAAGGAAGGCGGCCGCGTCCCGACCCTCTCGGTCATGCTGCAGGAGAACCTGCCTATCGGCCGCCACGACGGCCTGGACGAGCGGCCCAACGACGGCTTCGGCAGCGGCGCCTACGCCACGACCCTCGGCGTCAACTCGCAATACTATTTCTGGACCCCGAACGGCCGCATCCTGCGCACGCGGCTGAACGTGGCCTACACCCGCTCGGACACCGCCAGGCTCAAGGGCGCCAGCGTCTACGGCACGGCCAAGGGGTTCGCCGGCAAGGCCCAGCCGGGCGACAGTTTCCTGGTCAACCTGGCCTTCGAATACAGCCTCACCCGCAACTGGGTGGCCGCCATGGACATCGGCTGGCAGCGCGACGCCTCGACCAAGGTCACGGGCCAGCTGGACGGCGCGGCCTTCGAGCGCCGCTATCCGGTCAGCGAGGCGCTGATCCTGGCCCCGGCGGTGGAATACAATTTCAGCCCCAGCGTCGGGGTGATCGTCGGCGCGCGGATCGTGCCGGCGGGGCGCAACACGACGGCCTCGGTGACGCCGGCGGTGGCGGTGAACTGGGTGCGGTAG
- a CDS encoding VOC family protein has translation MPKITPFLWFDNQAEEAAKLYVSIFPNARIIDVAYYPGEAPGGGKPGKVMTVAFEIDGQKITALNAGPTFKLDEAFSFVIDCDGQDEVDHYWNALTADGGQESQCGWLKDRYGLSWQVTPRQLIEATTSPDREAAGRAFQAMMGMKKIDVAQIQAAFRGE, from the coding sequence ATGCCCAAGATCACCCCGTTCCTGTGGTTCGACAACCAGGCCGAGGAGGCCGCCAAGCTGTATGTCTCGATCTTCCCGAACGCGCGGATCATCGACGTCGCCTACTATCCCGGCGAGGCGCCCGGCGGCGGCAAGCCGGGCAAGGTGATGACCGTGGCCTTCGAGATCGACGGCCAGAAGATCACCGCTCTCAACGCCGGCCCGACGTTCAAGCTGGACGAGGCCTTTTCGTTCGTCATCGACTGCGACGGCCAGGACGAGGTCGATCACTATTGGAACGCCCTCACCGCCGATGGCGGGCAGGAGAGCCAGTGCGGCTGGCTGAAGGACCGATACGGCCTGTCGTGGCAGGTCACGCCGCGCCAGCTGATCGAGGCGACCACCAGCCCGGACCGCGAGGCCGCCGGCCGCGCCTTCCAGGCCATGATGGGCATGAAGAAGATTGACGTCGCCCAGATCCAGGCGGCGTTCCGGGGAGAGTAG